In Acidimicrobiia bacterium, the following are encoded in one genomic region:
- a CDS encoding recombinase RecB, producing MPMVTKLRLSPSRASDFRTCPQLYKFRVVDRLPEPPSEPQLRGTIVHKALELLFALPASERTREAASKSLLDSLDYHRGDIKELSQSLGKEAISEEGSNFPNLRTSCPPSSTNELTERIRSAGEKLLDNYFKLEDPASVEPLATEKWVSAVLFLSTGDEDVNGASQTELVGVIDRLERSPSGRLLITDYKTGSAPPKNYERDAFFGLRFYSLILAKLGKLTDQPPRIRLFYLQDAEVIEEDVTDATIAFTSKLITAVADAIKKALDTGDWRPNPGPLCDYCSFRRVCPAF from the coding sequence ATGCCTATGGTAACGAAACTTCGACTATCGCCATCAAGGGCTTCTGACTTCAGAACGTGTCCGCAACTGTATAAGTTTCGCGTAGTAGACCGACTACCCGAACCTCCTTCAGAACCGCAACTACGCGGGACGATAGTCCACAAAGCCTTGGAGCTTTTGTTCGCGTTGCCCGCATCGGAGCGCACGCGAGAGGCAGCATCCAAATCGCTTCTGGATTCACTTGATTATCACCGAGGCGACATCAAAGAGCTTTCCCAATCGCTCGGTAAAGAAGCTATCTCTGAGGAGGGCTCAAATTTTCCGAATTTACGGACCTCTTGCCCTCCGAGTAGCACAAACGAACTGACCGAACGCATCAGGTCAGCGGGGGAAAAACTATTGGATAACTATTTCAAGCTGGAAGATCCAGCATCGGTGGAGCCACTTGCCACCGAAAAGTGGGTCAGCGCTGTGCTTTTCCTGAGTACAGGAGACGAGGATGTAAACGGCGCTTCTCAAACTGAGCTTGTAGGAGTAATAGACCGATTGGAGCGCTCTCCCTCGGGACGCCTCCTAATAACCGACTACAAAACAGGCTCAGCCCCCCCAAAGAACTACGAGCGGGATGCATTTTTCGGTCTTCGCTTTTACTCGCTTATTCTTGCGAAGTTAGGAAAATTAACAGATCAGCCTCCACGCATCCGGCTTTTTTACCTTCAGGATGCTGAGGTTATAGAAGAAGATGTAACCGATGCTACCATTGCATTTACCTCGAAACTGATTACCGCTGTCGCTGACGCAATCAAAAAAGCTTTAGATACTGGAGATTGGCGACCAAACCCTGGTCCTTTATGCGACTACTGCTCTTTCAGGAGAGTTTGCCCAGCTTTTTAA
- a CDS encoding aminodeoxychorismate synthase component I, with translation MPPMPLRDACAAASHAAEFGAVFYSGAIGGWAPGSFMLSSPKAMFQVSMGEEVEPQEGSRASIFKKLEEAVHSEPDLVWAGFISYDAGRFIETIPSIAARDRPLPFVFFVGYDSVIPVISEENRAPNASARFDFSTNHRAGKLDMDGPSCLASLEELPTGWKESLGRSEYEKVVLDALERIKAGDFYQVNVARRISAPCLRDPREDAIDAFVFVCDVLLPPRGCFLAWNDAFVVSGSPELFLSVTGRNVFTKPIKGTFGRWRTRTASDLDVGRLRLLTSDKDKAENVMIVDLLRNDLGKISEYGSVKVPALFHVETFPAVHHLVSTVTATLRKDVSLADLLEATFPGGSITGAPKVAAMRFIESVERVRRGVYTGAIGYVDPSHRLSNSLGMQNTAPTIEFSVAIRTLVLWEGWWDLWVGGGIVADSDPVVEWQETVEKSRGLVPVLAGFTTAPPRP, from the coding sequence ATGCCGCCAATGCCGCTCCGGGATGCTTGCGCAGCAGCCAGTCATGCAGCCGAGTTCGGAGCGGTTTTTTACTCGGGGGCTATCGGAGGATGGGCCCCTGGGTCGTTTATGCTTTCCTCGCCAAAAGCAATGTTCCAGGTTTCTATGGGAGAGGAAGTCGAGCCACAGGAAGGATCAAGAGCCTCAATTTTTAAAAAGCTTGAAGAGGCCGTTCACTCGGAACCAGACTTAGTTTGGGCGGGCTTCATCTCATATGACGCTGGAAGGTTCATCGAAACAATCCCATCGATCGCCGCTAGAGATCGACCGCTGCCTTTCGTGTTTTTCGTAGGATACGACTCTGTGATTCCGGTGATATCCGAGGAAAATCGGGCTCCCAATGCATCTGCGAGGTTTGATTTTTCTACAAATCATAGGGCCGGAAAATTAGATATGGATGGCCCTTCATGCTTGGCTTCGCTTGAGGAACTCCCGACTGGCTGGAAAGAGTCACTCGGTCGGTCCGAATACGAAAAGGTTGTGCTTGATGCTCTCGAGCGCATAAAGGCTGGCGATTTTTACCAAGTGAATGTGGCCCGCCGTATTTCGGCTCCGTGCCTGCGTGATCCCAGGGAAGACGCTATCGACGCGTTTGTGTTTGTGTGCGATGTTTTACTTCCTCCAAGGGGGTGTTTCCTCGCTTGGAACGATGCTTTTGTGGTCTCTGGGTCGCCCGAACTGTTTCTTTCTGTTACTGGTCGCAACGTCTTCACCAAGCCAATAAAAGGAACGTTTGGTCGGTGGAGGACACGCACGGCCAGTGATCTGGATGTCGGCAGGCTTCGGTTACTCACGAGCGATAAGGACAAAGCGGAAAATGTGATGATTGTCGATTTGCTCCGCAATGACCTGGGAAAAATCTCTGAGTATGGGTCGGTAAAAGTGCCTGCGCTTTTCCATGTAGAAACATTTCCTGCAGTGCATCATCTGGTATCGACCGTGACGGCAACTTTGCGCAAAGATGTGTCATTGGCTGATCTTCTGGAGGCTACTTTCCCTGGAGGATCGATAACCGGAGCACCCAAAGTCGCCGCTATGCGCTTCATTGAGTCGGTCGAGAGAGTCCGGCGCGGTGTTTATACGGGTGCTATAGGCTACGTAGACCCATCACATAGATTATCCAACTCGTTAGGGATGCAAAACACGGCTCCGACAATTGAATTTAGTGTGGCAATTAGGACTTTGGTCCTTTGGGAAGGGTGGTGGGATTTGTGGGTTGGAGGTGGCATCGTCGCCGACTCCGATCCCGTCGTCGAGTGGCAGGAGACAGTGGAAAAGTCTAGGGGTCTGGTACCAGTCCTAGCGGGTTTTACTACTGCGCCTCCGAGACCGTAG